Proteins encoded within one genomic window of Phototrophicus methaneseepsis:
- a CDS encoding aminopeptidase gives MADIRQQKLAHLLVNYSTSVQPGEWVGLLGNIEAMPVLRYVYEEVLKAGGYPSLILNDEYMDRAFYRLANDAQIEWLDPMLQDYYEKADVYIRINGAGNTRAMTNIPAKKVQQVRAAQSSFLDTRLSRAAEGTFKWVGTRVPTEAAAQEANMSLEEYEDFVYGACFCDYDDPAEEWRKLSKMQQGKVDYLKGKKNVVLKGPNIDLKLGIEGRTFMNSDGKRNMPSGEIFTGPVEDSVNGWVRFTYPSIVGGRAVSGIELRFEEGKVVDASAEQNEELLFAQLDTDAGSRYLGEFAVGTNFGIDKFTGSILFDEKIGGTIHMAVGKGYPETGSKNNSAVHWDMICDMRQDSEIHVDGELFYKNGAFTV, from the coding sequence ATGGCTGATATTCGCCAGCAAAAACTCGCGCATTTACTGGTTAATTATTCAACCTCCGTACAACCTGGAGAATGGGTTGGCTTGCTCGGTAACATTGAAGCCATGCCTGTATTGCGCTATGTCTATGAAGAGGTCCTCAAAGCAGGGGGCTATCCCTCGCTGATCCTCAACGATGAATATATGGATCGTGCTTTCTATCGACTGGCAAATGATGCTCAGATCGAATGGCTGGATCCCATGCTGCAAGACTACTACGAAAAAGCTGATGTCTATATTCGCATCAATGGGGCAGGCAACACACGCGCCATGACCAATATCCCTGCCAAGAAGGTGCAGCAAGTTCGGGCCGCACAAAGCAGCTTCCTCGATACTCGCCTGAGCCGGGCCGCCGAGGGAACTTTTAAGTGGGTTGGGACGCGCGTCCCAACAGAAGCCGCGGCGCAGGAAGCCAATATGAGCCTGGAAGAATACGAAGACTTCGTCTATGGGGCTTGCTTCTGCGATTATGATGACCCGGCTGAAGAGTGGCGTAAGCTCAGCAAGATGCAGCAGGGTAAAGTCGATTATCTCAAGGGCAAGAAGAATGTCGTGCTCAAAGGCCCCAATATTGATCTCAAGCTCGGCATTGAGGGCCGCACATTCATGAACAGCGATGGCAAACGCAATATGCCCAGCGGCGAAATCTTCACCGGCCCGGTGGAGGATAGCGTCAACGGGTGGGTGCGTTTTACTTACCCCAGTATTGTGGGTGGGCGTGCTGTCAGCGGCATTGAACTGCGCTTTGAAGAGGGTAAAGTGGTTGATGCCTCTGCTGAGCAGAATGAAGAATTGTTATTCGCCCAACTCGATACGGATGCGGGGTCGCGCTATCTGGGTGAATTCGCCGTTGGGACGAACTTCGGCATTGATAAATTCACAGGCAGCATCTTGTTTGACGAAAAGATTGGCGGCACCATCCATATGGCTGTCGGCAAAGGCTACCCTGAGACGGGCAGCAAGAATAACAGCGCTGTTCACTGGGATATGATTTGCGACATGCGCCAGGATAGCGAAATCCACGTCGATGGTGAACTCTTCTACAAAAATGGTGCGTTCACCGTCTAG
- the uvrB gene encoding excinuclease ABC subunit UvrB: protein MPELKIQTPYHPTGDQVTAIPQLVQNVHDGVRHQTLLGATGTGKTFTIANVIEQTQKPTIVLAHNKTLAAQLYAEFKEIFPNNAVEYFVSYYDYYQPEAYVPRFDLFIEKQTQINDQIERLRLSTSASLFSRRDVVIVASVSCIYGLGDPQNWKNASVPLQVGTEVSRDRILRDLVRIQYTRNDQVLKRGSFRVRGDTLEIIPGYSEMAYRIQMFGDEIERITEFDPFTGELISQHPAVTIFPSREYIADTDSVRQAIHDIEQELEEQLKIFRSEDKLVEAQRLEQRVRYDIDMLREVGYASGIENYSRHFDRRAPGSAPYTLLDYLPSDFLMVIDESHMTVPQLRGMYNGDRQRKGTLVEYGFRLPSAMDNRPLKFDEIEERMHQVIYTSATPGPYEQQVSTHVVEQIIRPTGILDPEVEVRPIEGQVDDLLQEIAIRVKNKQRVLVTTLTQRMAEEMAGYLNEMGIRGQYLHAEIDTIERVEILRDLRMGVYDVVVGINLLREGLDLPEVSLVAIMDADKEGFLRSDSALIQTIGRAARHLEGRVIMYANHVTGSMERAIDETNRRREKQHAYNVEHGIEPQAIVKQVRDLTDRVRAMMEDDVIDEEVPEGAVAVDMHALPKDRLHKMIKELEGEMKKAAQALEFEKAAALRDQIYELRGTLAEKQGADGDLLIGS from the coding sequence ATGCCCGAACTCAAGATTCAGACGCCCTATCACCCGACTGGCGACCAGGTCACAGCGATCCCGCAGCTTGTTCAAAATGTTCACGATGGCGTCCGCCATCAAACGCTGCTTGGTGCGACGGGCACCGGCAAAACGTTTACGATTGCCAACGTCATCGAGCAGACGCAGAAACCCACTATCGTGCTAGCGCATAACAAGACGCTAGCAGCTCAGCTCTATGCGGAGTTTAAAGAAATCTTCCCGAACAACGCCGTTGAATACTTCGTCAGCTACTATGACTACTATCAGCCAGAAGCGTATGTCCCCCGCTTCGATCTGTTCATCGAGAAGCAAACACAGATCAATGATCAGATTGAGCGCCTGCGCCTCTCAACATCGGCATCCCTGTTTTCTCGCCGGGACGTGGTCATTGTAGCCTCTGTATCGTGCATTTATGGCCTGGGCGACCCGCAAAATTGGAAGAATGCATCCGTTCCCTTACAGGTCGGCACAGAAGTCTCGCGCGATCGTATCCTGCGCGATCTGGTACGTATTCAATACACACGCAACGATCAGGTCCTCAAGCGTGGCTCTTTCCGTGTGCGCGGCGACACCCTGGAAATCATCCCCGGCTACAGTGAAATGGCTTATCGCATCCAGATGTTTGGCGATGAGATTGAGCGCATCACGGAGTTTGATCCTTTCACAGGTGAATTGATCTCCCAGCATCCAGCCGTGACGATCTTCCCCTCGCGTGAGTACATCGCAGATACAGATAGCGTGCGACAGGCTATTCATGATATTGAGCAAGAATTAGAAGAACAGCTCAAGATATTCCGTAGTGAAGACAAATTGGTAGAAGCACAACGCCTTGAGCAGCGCGTCCGTTATGATATTGACATGCTGCGAGAAGTTGGCTATGCCAGTGGTATCGAAAACTACAGCCGTCACTTTGATCGACGTGCACCCGGCAGCGCGCCCTATACCCTGCTCGACTATCTACCGTCAGATTTCCTCATGGTCATCGACGAAAGCCACATGACTGTGCCGCAGCTACGTGGTATGTACAACGGTGACCGTCAACGTAAGGGTACATTGGTAGAATATGGCTTCCGACTGCCGAGCGCGATGGATAACCGCCCGCTCAAATTTGATGAAATCGAAGAGCGCATGCACCAGGTCATCTATACCAGTGCCACACCCGGCCCTTATGAGCAGCAAGTCAGCACGCATGTCGTGGAACAGATCATTCGCCCGACGGGCATTTTGGACCCAGAAGTAGAAGTCCGGCCTATTGAAGGCCAGGTCGATGATCTGCTGCAAGAGATTGCCATCCGTGTGAAGAACAAACAGCGCGTCCTGGTGACAACACTCACCCAGCGCATGGCAGAAGAAATGGCTGGCTATCTCAATGAAATGGGCATTCGCGGCCAATATCTCCATGCCGAAATTGATACGATTGAACGCGTCGAGATTCTGCGCGATTTACGTATGGGTGTTTATGATGTCGTCGTCGGCATCAACCTGCTACGAGAAGGCCTCGACCTACCAGAAGTCAGTCTCGTCGCGATCATGGATGCAGATAAAGAGGGCTTCCTACGTAGTGACTCCGCCCTCATCCAGACGATTGGCCGTGCCGCTCGCCATCTAGAAGGCCGGGTTATTATGTATGCGAATCACGTCACAGGCAGTATGGAACGCGCCATTGACGAGACAAACCGCCGCCGCGAGAAGCAGCATGCCTATAATGTTGAGCATGGTATCGAGCCACAGGCGATCGTGAAGCAGGTCCGTGACCTGACAGACCGTGTCCGGGCCATGATGGAAGATGATGTCATCGACGAAGAAGTGCCAGAAGGTGCGGTCGCGGTCGATATGCATGCACTGCCAAAAGACCGTCTGCATAAGATGATCAAAGAACTCGAAGGCGAGATGAAGAAAGCAGCACAAGCCCTCGAATTTGAGAAAGCAGCGGCCTTACGCGACCAGATTTATGAATTACGTGGCACATTAGCGGAAAAACAAGGGGCTGATGGCGATCTACTCATCGGCTCTTAG
- the lysA gene encoding diaminopimelate decarboxylase, translating to MVLNASIHYVEKQLYVDQQPISQIIAQAGTPTYIYSLPRALANYQAIKEAFAALSPHIHYSAKANANLAVLRALINAGAGIDAVSGGEIYRALKAGAASEDIVFAGVGKSIEDIRFAIENGVGWFNVENVAELDHINTIAASLGKQGVKVALRLNPDVQASTHHHIATGHGKAKFGLGAPVIRDLLQNQANYPQLSFAGIHIHIGSQLHDTQATQMAMQTALDLIGPYATIRTVNIGGGLPAAYHPDETLPDLTSFAQMLTPLLKGYTIFMEPGRSIIADAGILICKVLYIKEQSGQRIAIIDASMTDLIRPALYQAYHHIVPIEKQDSPMVPTQVVGPVCETTDILAENIDLPATLQPGDELAILTAGAYGMVMASNYNARPRPAEIVVKEDGENWQITRQRESWEDLLHGEI from the coding sequence ATGGTATTGAACGCGTCTATTCACTACGTTGAAAAGCAGCTTTATGTCGATCAACAGCCAATTTCACAGATCATCGCACAGGCTGGCACACCCACTTATATCTACAGCTTGCCGCGTGCCCTGGCAAATTATCAAGCCATCAAAGAGGCATTTGCAGCTCTCTCGCCTCATATTCATTACAGCGCCAAAGCCAACGCCAATTTAGCTGTTCTACGCGCTCTCATCAACGCAGGAGCTGGTATTGACGCAGTCAGCGGGGGAGAAATTTATCGTGCGCTCAAAGCAGGTGCTGCTAGTGAAGATATTGTCTTTGCAGGGGTCGGTAAATCGATTGAGGATATACGCTTCGCTATCGAAAACGGCGTGGGCTGGTTCAATGTAGAGAACGTGGCAGAACTTGACCATATCAACACCATTGCAGCGTCACTTGGTAAACAAGGCGTCAAAGTCGCCTTGCGCCTTAACCCAGATGTACAGGCCAGCACCCATCATCACATTGCGACAGGCCATGGAAAAGCAAAATTCGGCCTCGGCGCGCCCGTCATCCGAGATTTACTGCAAAATCAGGCTAACTATCCTCAGCTAAGCTTCGCAGGCATTCATATCCATATTGGCAGCCAACTACATGATACTCAGGCAACCCAAATGGCGATGCAAACAGCGTTAGACCTCATCGGACCTTATGCCACAATCCGCACCGTTAATATTGGCGGCGGATTGCCTGCCGCCTATCATCCAGATGAAACGCTGCCAGACCTGACAAGCTTCGCACAGATGCTCACGCCCTTGCTCAAGGGCTATACCATCTTCATGGAACCCGGCCGTTCAATCATCGCTGATGCGGGCATACTCATCTGCAAAGTGCTTTACATCAAAGAACAATCCGGCCAACGCATCGCGATCATCGACGCCAGCATGACCGATCTGATTCGGCCAGCGCTTTATCAGGCTTACCATCACATTGTGCCTATCGAAAAGCAAGATAGCCCCATGGTTCCAACGCAAGTCGTCGGCCCAGTATGCGAAACAACCGATATTCTGGCAGAAAACATCGACTTACCCGCCACCTTACAACCTGGGGATGAACTGGCGATCCTCACCGCCGGGGCTTATGGCATGGTGATGGCTAGCAACTATAATGCACGCCCTCGCCCAGCAGAAATTGTCGTCAAAGAAGACGGGGAAAATTGGCAGATCACACGCCAACGAGAATCCTGGGAAGACTTGCTGCACGGGGAAATTTAG
- a CDS encoding dynamin family protein, producing the protein MTTSTDNRLAQDYEALRRREYTLIDDLLGVLPKIEKLGEDRVGQVRDAMFHADHPFLMVFVGPFSSGKSSLINALLGAKDLLKIGPTPTTDRISILRWGDEPQDMNSGSRVDTVFYPSPLLRKVSFVDTPGLESVFQHHEETTRRFLHRSDVVMLVMLATQAMSQANIDYMKTLREYGKKIIIVINQSDLLSDEDRETVRQYVADQCRDLLGIEPPIWLVSAKQGTQARSAGTFDEALWKQSGMQQFEDYIEKQLSDADRLRQKLQTPLQIVQNVHGAALEAVKDNQSTFDQYRSISDNIDQQLKSQRRGQEKAVREVMAEVEAQFKDTADRSGEALHDVFRMGLALPSFGRGVLELFGIARLFRRNDAPSHMEQAFSKYKVFEPIDNLPEVVDKLAPRLEAQDMQDIDNLVRYGQGEIQKLPEELRSKIIGRIQAPAVYDRKELLNLREPLELIEDEARVLETEKIEQARRTTLLYLAIWELISFVLLIALLGAWGALDAASDLPLNIIMLIVVLGAIVGGFAALPLRGRMLHVQYVNRLHKLQNRYVEALRQAADRQVEYGMQLRRDAIAPLTRLVEAQAAIQDEQMAELQKAEQEIHKLESELNAFGKRKLLGISL; encoded by the coding sequence TTGACCACGAGTACAGATAACCGTCTCGCGCAGGATTACGAGGCACTCAGACGGCGAGAATACACGCTTATTGATGATCTGTTGGGCGTGCTGCCGAAAATTGAAAAGTTAGGTGAGGACCGCGTGGGGCAGGTGCGTGATGCCATGTTCCATGCCGATCACCCCTTCTTGATGGTGTTTGTGGGGCCCTTTAGCTCGGGTAAATCCAGCCTGATTAACGCCTTACTTGGCGCGAAGGATTTGCTCAAAATTGGCCCGACGCCCACCACAGATCGCATCAGTATTTTGCGCTGGGGCGATGAACCCCAGGATATGAACTCCGGCAGCCGGGTGGATACTGTCTTTTACCCATCGCCGCTGCTGCGTAAAGTCAGTTTTGTTGATACGCCTGGTTTGGAATCTGTCTTCCAGCACCATGAAGAGACGACGCGTCGTTTTTTGCACCGCAGTGATGTCGTTATGCTGGTCATGCTGGCGACGCAGGCCATGTCACAGGCCAACATTGATTATATGAAGACACTCCGTGAGTATGGCAAGAAGATTATCATCGTCATTAATCAGTCTGATTTGCTCAGTGACGAAGACCGTGAAACTGTGCGCCAATATGTAGCCGATCAATGCCGCGATCTGCTAGGTATTGAGCCGCCTATCTGGCTGGTGAGCGCTAAGCAGGGCACACAGGCTCGTAGTGCGGGTACCTTTGACGAAGCGCTCTGGAAGCAAAGCGGAATGCAGCAATTTGAGGATTACATCGAGAAGCAGCTCAGTGACGCTGATCGCTTGCGCCAGAAGCTGCAAACGCCGCTGCAAATCGTCCAGAATGTGCATGGCGCTGCGTTGGAAGCCGTGAAGGATAACCAATCGACTTTTGACCAATATCGCAGCATCAGCGATAACATTGACCAACAGCTAAAGTCACAGCGGCGCGGCCAGGAGAAGGCCGTTCGTGAAGTTATGGCGGAGGTCGAAGCGCAGTTCAAGGATACCGCTGATCGCAGTGGTGAAGCGCTGCACGATGTTTTCAGGATGGGGTTGGCTCTACCATCATTCGGACGTGGTGTGTTGGAGTTGTTCGGCATTGCCCGTTTGTTCCGCCGTAATGATGCGCCATCGCACATGGAACAGGCCTTTAGCAAATATAAGGTCTTTGAGCCAATTGATAACCTGCCAGAAGTGGTTGATAAATTAGCCCCACGCCTCGAAGCGCAGGATATGCAGGATATTGATAATCTGGTTCGCTACGGCCAGGGAGAAATCCAAAAGTTGCCGGAAGAACTGCGCAGCAAGATCATCGGACGGATTCAGGCGCCTGCGGTTTATGATCGTAAAGAATTGCTCAACTTACGCGAGCCGCTGGAGTTGATAGAGGATGAGGCACGCGTCCTTGAGACTGAGAAGATCGAGCAGGCTCGTCGGACGACCTTGCTCTATCTGGCAATCTGGGAACTGATTTCTTTTGTGTTGTTGATTGCGCTGTTAGGGGCGTGGGGCGCGCTGGATGCAGCCAGTGATTTGCCACTCAATATCATTATGCTCATTGTGGTGTTGGGTGCGATTGTCGGCGGCTTTGCGGCGCTGCCGCTGCGCGGACGTATGCTGCACGTGCAATATGTGAACCGGCTGCACAAGTTGCAGAATCGCTATGTTGAAGCCCTGCGCCAAGCCGCAGACCGGCAGGTTGAATATGGGATGCAGTTGCGCCGGGATGCCATCGCCCCGTTGACGCGCCTTGTGGAAGCTCAGGCCGCGATCCAGGATGAACAGATGGCAGAACTGCAAAAAGCAGAACAAGAGATTCATAAGTTGGAATCAGAATTAAATGCATTCGGCAAACGCAAATTGCTGGGGATTTCCCTCTAA
- a CDS encoding dynamin family protein encodes MTTTTTEGPVAVLREREIALLNDIAAALADMGDQAAIDRKRLRDIAQDLTEMFFMVAVIGEFNAGKSSFINAMLGDTLLPMGITPTTEYIELIRYNETPKKVPTVREDGLREWAHPNTGVEGVAIVDTPGTGSVFSRHEQIAKDFLHRSDMVIFVISAKRAFAETERMYLELAKNYGKKIILVINQVDLLEPDQQAEVRRFIENQVKQTLNLDPLIFMVSAKEALEAAKNTGTVVGDAGGIGAVRAHLRGLYSEAPPARQKLLAQLDTALRIVKKYQADANEKTDLVSLDMNKVRDVQRELEQQSLGLENRMKDAGSNIDEVLASLRQRGLSFIEENLTIRRIGRGVNRESLQREFDEVVIGRSLREINDSARDYVNAVIDQSRLYWRSVIDRLNKLQDLMEQELGGLDTAIYSEQRESLQNAIRIAETELKSYSSGRVVADLEQVFKANLNSFQNSAIFTIGGVITMILAVATPGSLTAFPLVLPAFVVGAAVTAVFSVPMVRYLRKVTRDTKDAFNQKVDMLVANYHEALDNLTQKERIRLNQYGNQVLTPIFSRLDVLTKRYAEQQAKFEAYEASVQSLKDEIESTP; translated from the coding sequence TTGACGACAACCACGACAGAAGGCCCGGTTGCTGTACTGCGCGAGCGTGAAATCGCGCTTTTGAACGACATTGCAGCGGCTCTGGCTGATATGGGCGATCAGGCAGCGATAGATCGAAAGCGGCTGCGCGATATTGCCCAGGATTTGACGGAAATGTTTTTCATGGTGGCGGTGATTGGCGAATTTAACGCCGGGAAATCATCGTTTATCAATGCCATGTTGGGCGATACATTGCTGCCAATGGGCATCACACCCACGACAGAATACATCGAATTAATCCGCTACAACGAAACACCTAAGAAGGTGCCGACTGTGCGGGAAGATGGTTTACGAGAATGGGCCCATCCGAATACGGGCGTGGAAGGTGTCGCTATTGTGGACACTCCTGGGACGGGGTCGGTCTTCTCTCGGCATGAGCAAATTGCGAAGGATTTTCTCCATCGCAGTGATATGGTGATCTTCGTCATCTCTGCTAAACGCGCCTTTGCAGAAACAGAGCGGATGTACCTCGAACTGGCGAAGAATTATGGCAAGAAAATTATCCTCGTCATCAATCAGGTTGATTTATTGGAGCCTGATCAACAGGCAGAAGTACGCCGCTTTATCGAAAATCAAGTCAAGCAGACGCTCAACCTGGACCCCCTGATTTTTATGGTTTCTGCTAAGGAAGCCCTGGAAGCTGCCAAGAATACGGGCACTGTCGTTGGTGACGCGGGTGGTATTGGGGCAGTGCGGGCGCATTTGCGCGGATTGTATAGCGAAGCGCCGCCAGCGCGACAGAAATTACTGGCCCAGCTCGATACAGCGTTGCGCATCGTCAAAAAATATCAGGCTGACGCGAATGAAAAGACAGATCTCGTTAGCCTGGATATGAATAAAGTCCGCGATGTGCAGCGTGAACTGGAGCAGCAGTCGCTTGGCCTGGAAAATCGCATGAAAGATGCTGGCTCTAACATTGATGAGGTGTTGGCAAGTTTACGTCAGCGTGGTTTGTCCTTCATCGAAGAAAATTTGACGATCCGGCGAATTGGGCGTGGTGTCAATCGTGAGTCTTTGCAGCGTGAGTTCGATGAAGTCGTCATCGGGCGCTCATTGCGAGAGATTAATGATAGTGCTCGTGATTATGTCAATGCAGTGATTGACCAGAGCAGACTTTACTGGCGTAGCGTGATTGATCGCTTGAATAAACTGCAAGACCTGATGGAACAAGAACTGGGTGGCCTGGATACAGCCATTTACAGCGAGCAGCGTGAGAGCTTGCAGAACGCCATCCGCATTGCAGAAACTGAACTCAAATCTTATTCCAGCGGGCGTGTGGTTGCTGATCTGGAACAGGTTTTTAAAGCGAACCTGAACAGCTTCCAGAATAGTGCCATCTTTACCATCGGCGGCGTGATTACGATGATCCTCGCTGTCGCGACGCCCGGTTCCCTGACGGCATTCCCGTTGGTCCTGCCTGCCTTTGTGGTTGGTGCTGCGGTGACGGCTGTTTTCAGTGTGCCGATGGTTCGTTACCTGCGCAAGGTAACACGAGATACCAAGGATGCTTTCAATCAGAAAGTGGATATGCTGGTTGCCAACTATCACGAGGCGCTCGATAACCTGACTCAGAAGGAACGCATCCGTTTGAATCAATATGGCAATCAAGTCCTGACGCCGATTTTCAGCCGGCTTGATGTCTTGACAAAACGTTATGCAGAGCAGCAAGCTAAGTTTGAGGCCTACGAAGCCTCTGTGCAGTCGCTCAAAGATGAGATAGAGTCCACCCCTTAA
- a CDS encoding MgtC/SapB family protein, which yields MMSLEQEVLAIVQLVLAAVFSGLIGMDRERRDKSAGFRTHMLAGIGACLFTILSLQAFPEADTSRVAASVVSGIGFLGAGVIVKRGGTTHDLTTAASVWSTAAVGMAVGAGAYVLAAGGTVVIWVVLEIVRRFSKDDDAKSNEAHTVK from the coding sequence ATGATGTCTTTAGAACAAGAAGTTCTTGCGATTGTGCAATTGGTGCTGGCTGCTGTTTTCAGCGGGTTAATTGGCATGGACCGTGAACGGCGTGATAAGAGCGCTGGTTTTCGGACGCATATGTTGGCGGGTATTGGCGCTTGCTTGTTTACTATATTGTCTTTGCAGGCTTTCCCAGAAGCGGATACCTCTCGTGTGGCGGCCTCTGTTGTAAGTGGTATCGGGTTCCTTGGCGCAGGCGTTATTGTGAAGCGTGGCGGCACCACTCATGACCTGACGACAGCGGCAAGTGTTTGGTCGACAGCAGCGGTCGGGATGGCTGTTGGCGCGGGGGCTTATGTGCTAGCAGCGGGGGGCACGGTGGTTATCTGGGTCGTTTTGGAGATTGTGCGCCGCTTTAGTAAAGATGATGATGCCAAATCCAATGAGGCACACACTGTAAAGTAA
- a CDS encoding histone deacetylase family protein codes for MPTAYATHTSFAEHDIKTYQHPEHAGRIQAVWQTLDQLHLADEMLSLSPAPLDRSVIELAHAPQLLDMLERIAHQEKTVLIDHDTYATPASYEIARRAASAAVQVTEAVLKGEANNGLVAVRPPGHHATINKAMGFCLLNNIAIAARIAQTKYQLKRILIVDYDVHHGNGTQDIFYDDPGVLFISTHQAPFYPGSGHISQTGKAEGHGYTLNIPMPAGQGDINYAAVFEQIVIPAAQRYQPQLILVSAGFDAHWHDPLANMKLSLAGYNQLTRQLIELADGLCDGKIVFVMEGGYDLQALSHGVANIAYALLERDDITDPYGPAIDSSEPDIAELISQIRRVHQLEG; via the coding sequence ATGCCCACGGCTTACGCAACCCACACCAGCTTTGCTGAGCACGACATCAAGACATATCAGCATCCAGAACATGCCGGGCGCATTCAGGCCGTGTGGCAAACGCTTGATCAACTTCATCTAGCAGACGAGATGCTGTCCCTGAGCCCTGCACCGCTTGATCGCTCAGTCATTGAACTGGCCCATGCCCCTCAATTGCTCGATATGCTGGAACGTATCGCCCATCAGGAGAAAACGGTCCTCATTGATCATGACACCTATGCTACGCCAGCATCTTACGAGATTGCTCGGCGGGCCGCTAGCGCTGCGGTACAGGTTACAGAAGCAGTCCTGAAGGGAGAAGCAAATAATGGCCTCGTCGCAGTTCGTCCCCCAGGGCATCACGCGACAATCAATAAAGCGATGGGGTTTTGTCTACTGAACAACATCGCTATTGCTGCGCGCATCGCACAAACAAAGTATCAACTCAAGCGCATCCTGATCGTGGACTACGATGTGCATCATGGCAATGGTACGCAGGATATATTCTATGATGATCCGGGCGTCTTATTCATCTCCACCCATCAAGCGCCTTTTTATCCGGGCAGCGGCCATATCAGCCAGACGGGCAAAGCGGAGGGACACGGCTATACACTCAACATCCCCATGCCAGCCGGGCAGGGTGATATCAACTATGCTGCTGTATTCGAGCAAATCGTCATTCCAGCAGCACAGCGCTATCAACCGCAGTTGATCCTCGTCTCAGCAGGTTTTGATGCCCATTGGCATGACCCGCTCGCCAACATGAAACTCTCACTGGCAGGCTATAACCAACTTACAAGGCAGCTCATCGAGCTAGCTGATGGTCTTTGCGATGGAAAAATCGTGTTTGTGATGGAAGGGGGCTATGATTTGCAGGCGCTGTCACATGGCGTTGCGAATATTGCTTATGCGCTGCTAGAGCGAGACGACATCACAGACCCATATGGCCCAGCAATAGATAGCTCAGAGCCTGATATAGCGGAACTTATCAGCCAGATACGGCGCGTGCATCAGCTAGAAGGCTAG
- a CDS encoding AAA family ATPase produces MPYKKRKKREENDVMLYERLVRWAAEYWEAHYPDVEPRSIWASVECSNKIAQDQIKPGRRVQGKYRYGGFDEVATDLIVPISDYTRRGTRMMLTATSGAYVFHFEHATTGETFDVIYASSYFDDDVQDLTAIALVPEDKLAVWVKFEALCAKTVRPRIQRRRDVYIIGGTEAYFAPTVEWRDVVLPPDLKSDIYDDVEAFFSKGVDIYRQLKLAPFRKLLLAGVPGTGKTMLCAALAKHAIDQKRIVVYVSGSDRDGATFEKIQRAFQAVANAKYPTLLIVEEIDAYLRGDDKARILNVLDGIESPNNPKGTLMVATTNYPDAIDDRIFKRPGRLDRIFMVPTLQEESLAEQMLRHYMSDQWQDEHREVVPGLLNQPGAFVREVALHARMLAAHDHQTQVTLPMLQESVASLVRQMKLDRDFIADRRPLGLRIEKRRSTNHRTTLE; encoded by the coding sequence ATGCCATACAAAAAACGGAAAAAGCGGGAAGAAAATGATGTGATGTTATATGAGCGCCTTGTTCGTTGGGCAGCAGAATATTGGGAAGCCCATTATCCCGATGTGGAACCTCGTTCTATCTGGGCTTCCGTCGAATGTAGCAATAAGATTGCTCAGGATCAGATCAAGCCAGGTCGCAGGGTTCAGGGGAAGTATCGTTATGGGGGCTTTGATGAAGTTGCAACGGACCTGATCGTCCCCATTAGTGATTACACTCGGCGTGGCACGCGCATGATGCTTACAGCCACCTCTGGCGCTTATGTCTTCCACTTTGAGCACGCCACAACGGGCGAGACCTTCGACGTCATCTATGCCAGCTCATACTTTGATGATGATGTCCAGGATTTAACAGCCATTGCCCTTGTCCCTGAAGACAAGTTAGCGGTATGGGTGAAGTTCGAAGCGCTCTGCGCAAAAACGGTACGTCCCCGCATCCAGCGACGGCGTGATGTTTATATTATCGGTGGTACGGAAGCTTACTTCGCCCCGACGGTTGAATGGCGAGATGTGGTCTTGCCGCCGGATTTGAAGTCCGATATTTATGATGATGTCGAGGCTTTCTTTAGCAAGGGCGTGGATATCTATCGTCAACTTAAGTTGGCTCCCTTTCGTAAACTGCTGCTGGCTGGGGTTCCAGGTACGGGTAAAACCATGCTATGTGCTGCCCTGGCAAAACATGCCATTGATCAAAAGCGGATTGTCGTCTATGTGAGCGGTTCGGACCGTGACGGAGCAACCTTCGAAAAGATTCAACGTGCTTTTCAGGCAGTCGCCAATGCCAAGTATCCTACGCTTTTGATTGTGGAAGAAATTGATGCGTATCTAAGGGGTGATGATAAGGCGCGCATCTTAAACGTGTTGGACGGGATAGAGTCGCCCAATAACCCCAAGGGCACCTTGATGGTGGCGACAACGAATTACCCGGATGCCATTGATGACCGTATTTTTAAGCGACCCGGTCGACTCGACCGTATTTTCATGGTGCCAACATTGCAGGAAGAATCGCTGGCGGAGCAAATGCTGCGGCATTACATGTCTGACCAGTGGCAAGATGAACATCGTGAAGTTGTGCCGGGCCTGTTGAACCAGCCGGGTGCCTTCGTAAGGGAAGTTGCTTTACATGCACGTATGTTGGCCGCACACGACCATCAAACCCAGGTTACACTGCCGATGCTGCAAGAATCTGTCGCTAGCCTGGTGCGTCAGATGAAGCTGGATCGTGATTTTATTGCGGATCGTCGTCCGTTAGGTTTGCGCATTGAAAAGCGCCGGAGCACCAATCATCGCACAACCTTAGAATAG